The following coding sequences lie in one Fimbriimonadaceae bacterium genomic window:
- a CDS encoding PLP-dependent transferase, with product MDIHGEASPDTLLQHFGEEEKYLGAVAPPLIHTSTFVFNDVDTFISTMQDNPGGPPWHYSRVGNPTVAAVENKLAALEHTEACKMFGNGMGAITACLFSCIEAGSHVVAVDTCYGTTRQVFEEYLPRFNVSHTYVSGLTVESVLDAVTPETSMIYLEAPSSLIFRLQDIEPITKYAREKGIPTLLDNTYSSPLHMNPADHGVDMVIHSCTKYLAGHSDTCSGAVCTTQERVDRLAKWEVNFFGSVCSPFNGWMVHRGLRTLRVRLKQHELAGNIVADYLAGKPAVDKLMHVGHETYPQRELYKKYCRGSGGLLSFVPTNQDPEYVKRLCNALKLFRLGVSWGGHESLVVPLLIKPIGWNAETYVIRLFCGLEDPADMIKDLEQAFDLATVAV from the coding sequence ATGGACATCCACGGCGAAGCTAGCCCAGACACACTGTTGCAGCATTTTGGAGAGGAAGAGAAATACCTTGGCGCGGTAGCCCCACCCCTCATACACACATCTACCTTTGTCTTCAACGACGTCGATACCTTCATTTCGACGATGCAGGATAATCCTGGCGGGCCGCCTTGGCACTATTCACGAGTTGGCAATCCCACCGTCGCCGCAGTCGAAAACAAGCTTGCTGCGCTTGAACACACCGAGGCTTGCAAGATGTTCGGCAACGGAATGGGAGCAATCACGGCATGCCTGTTTTCATGTATTGAAGCTGGCTCGCATGTCGTGGCCGTCGATACTTGCTATGGAACCACACGACAGGTTTTCGAAGAGTATCTTCCACGCTTCAACGTCTCCCATACGTATGTCTCTGGTCTTACGGTTGAATCCGTCCTGGATGCCGTCACCCCAGAAACTTCGATGATCTACCTGGAGGCTCCGAGCAGCCTTATCTTCCGACTGCAAGACATCGAGCCGATCACGAAGTACGCAAGAGAGAAAGGAATTCCAACCCTTCTGGATAACACCTACAGCTCACCCCTCCATATGAATCCTGCCGATCATGGCGTTGATATGGTGATTCATAGCTGCACCAAGTATTTGGCTGGACACTCGGATACCTGCTCAGGAGCAGTCTGTACGACTCAAGAGCGCGTAGACCGACTCGCGAAGTGGGAAGTCAACTTCTTTGGTTCTGTTTGTTCCCCGTTTAACGGATGGATGGTCCACCGAGGACTGCGGACACTTCGCGTACGCCTCAAGCAGCACGAGCTCGCAGGAAACATAGTTGCAGACTATCTTGCTGGCAAGCCTGCTGTCGATAAGTTAATGCATGTTGGCCACGAAACTTATCCGCAGCGCGAGCTATATAAGAAGTATTGCCGGGGATCTGGGGGACTCCTTTCGTTCGTCCCCACGAATCAAGATCCCGAGTATGTAAAACGACTCTGCAACGCGCTCAAACTCTTTCGGCTTGGCGTTAGCTGGGGCGGACACGAAAGTTTAGTCGTGCCTCTCCTAATTAAGCCGATCGGTTGGAACGCTGAAACTTACGTAATCCGGCTGTTCTGCGGACTCGAAGACCCCGCTGACATGATCAAAGACCTGGAGCAGGCCTTTGATCTTGCGACTGTTGCGGTTTAG
- the hrcA gene encoding heat-inducible transcription repressor HrcA — MSELGDRKQLLLRAVIIEYVHGAEPISSELLSKKYDLGVKSATIRNELAEMSDQGYLEQPHTSAGRIPSDKGYRFYVDHLIESSLPKKSKEAVGSHADEGETLQQVLAHTTASLSRFLQLLSAAITYSERDLAVRSVIVSAIGPVQALLVVVLSNGHIENRVVEIPPGLTLDELGSVNALVNKSVAGKLLRQLQRVKAPIGAQDSTADKLLQIIWGVLRSISRERTRGKLVTEGEEFLFGQPEFRRDAEAFSDLLAALTEPEALYEALSGTSDQTGTVTIGRENRSEKLRKLSVVKQTFYVGEHEAGTIAIIGPTRMPYDSSIPLVNFTAKALSEGLTKFFG; from the coding sequence ATGTCAGAACTTGGCGACCGTAAACAGCTTCTTCTTCGCGCCGTGATCATCGAGTATGTTCACGGGGCGGAGCCAATTTCGAGCGAACTTCTCTCGAAGAAGTACGATCTGGGCGTAAAAAGCGCGACCATCCGAAATGAGCTCGCCGAAATGTCAGATCAGGGATATCTTGAACAGCCGCATACCAGTGCGGGGCGAATTCCCAGCGACAAAGGTTACCGCTTCTATGTCGATCACCTCATTGAGTCGAGCCTGCCCAAAAAGTCGAAAGAGGCCGTAGGCAGTCACGCAGACGAAGGGGAGACGCTGCAACAAGTTCTCGCTCACACGACGGCTTCACTGAGTCGGTTCTTGCAGCTACTAAGCGCGGCGATAACTTACTCCGAGCGCGATCTTGCCGTTCGCAGCGTTATCGTGAGCGCTATAGGGCCGGTGCAAGCATTGTTAGTCGTGGTGCTTTCGAACGGTCATATTGAGAACCGAGTGGTTGAGATTCCGCCGGGACTTACTCTCGACGAGCTTGGCAGTGTCAATGCCTTGGTGAACAAATCCGTTGCTGGCAAGCTATTGCGACAACTACAGCGCGTCAAAGCGCCGATTGGAGCACAAGATTCGACAGCCGATAAACTGCTGCAGATCATCTGGGGAGTACTTCGTTCGATCAGCCGAGAACGCACTCGCGGCAAGCTGGTAACAGAAGGCGAAGAGTTCCTTTTCGGTCAGCCGGAGTTTCGACGAGATGCTGAAGCTTTTTCTGACCTCCTTGCAGCTCTCACAGAACCGGAGGCGCTGTATGAGGCCCTTTCTGGTACGAGCGACCAGACTGGAACGGTCACTATCGGACGTGAGAACCGGAGTGAAAAGCTACGAAAGCTATCTGTGGTGAAACAGACGTTCTATGTTGGAGAGCACGAGGCAGGCACGATCGCGATCATCGGACCGACGAGAATGCCCTACGATAGCAGCATCCCCTTGGTGAACTTCACAGCCAAAGCCCTCAGCGAAGGTCTGACGAAGTTCTTTGGGTAA
- a CDS encoding N-acetylmuramoyl-L-alanine amidase, whose product MWMSLLLPVIAASTASAQTNELDRLGVPEGWKEPGYNKVVWVDSPNYNARPLDMPIDTIVLHHTANSSLGSVVKWFAMPESQVSAHFTIGKDGSIVQHVSTFMRAWHAGVSRDFLGRTSVNSFSIGIEMVNLGDGKDPWTKEQVEVTKYLILHLRMRFPELKYITSHEFIAVPRGRKSDPLGFPWDQMKDTGLELVYDMSKRTDPPGSELIGVWDEKALALTSAIADR is encoded by the coding sequence ATGTGGATGTCCCTCCTGTTGCCTGTGATCGCAGCATCAACTGCAAGCGCCCAGACAAACGAACTGGATCGATTGGGTGTGCCAGAAGGATGGAAGGAACCTGGATACAACAAAGTTGTTTGGGTTGATTCGCCGAACTACAATGCACGACCGTTAGATATGCCCATCGATACAATCGTCCTACACCACACTGCAAACTCAAGCCTCGGGAGTGTGGTCAAGTGGTTCGCAATGCCCGAGAGTCAAGTCAGCGCGCACTTTACGATAGGAAAGGATGGCAGCATCGTCCAGCATGTCTCTACCTTTATGCGTGCGTGGCATGCGGGGGTTAGCCGTGACTTCTTGGGCCGAACGAGCGTGAACAGCTTTAGCATAGGCATAGAGATGGTGAATCTTGGGGACGGAAAGGACCCGTGGACCAAGGAGCAGGTTGAGGTGACCAAGTATCTAATCCTGCACCTGCGTATGCGATTCCCAGAGTTAAAGTACATCACGAGCCACGAGTTTATCGCAGTCCCGCGTGGACGAAAAAGTGACCCTCTTGGGTTCCCCTGGGATCAGATGAAGGACACCGGCTTGGAATTGGTTTACGATATGTCCAAGCGCACGGACCCGCCAGGAAGCGAGCTCATCGGAGTTTGGGACGAAAAAGCTCTCGCGCTGACTTCAGCCATCGCCGATCGTTGA
- a CDS encoding MGMT family protein, whose amino-acid sequence MSEIRQKATDQLYALVAQIPEGRCVPYSVLGRALRTPVSGFIVGRWMASCPPGLPWWRVVAKDGSMPVYKKDPNAEFEQRNLLESEGVPIVEGRVVMDAVVWHPE is encoded by the coding sequence TTGAGCGAAATTCGGCAAAAAGCTACCGACCAGCTTTACGCGCTCGTCGCGCAAATCCCGGAAGGGCGGTGTGTTCCTTACTCCGTCCTTGGGCGTGCCTTGAGGACGCCAGTAAGTGGTTTCATTGTTGGACGGTGGATGGCAAGCTGTCCCCCTGGTCTGCCGTGGTGGCGCGTTGTCGCCAAAGACGGCTCCATGCCCGTGTACAAAAAAGACCCGAATGCGGAGTTTGAGCAGCGGAATCTGCTGGAGAGCGAAGGCGTGCCGATCGTTGAGGGTCGGGTCGTCATGGATGCGGTGGTGTGGCATCCGGAGTGA
- the rpsT gene encoding 30S ribosomal protein S20: protein MANIKSSKKDIKRSQKKAAQNQSVRTALKTYIKKVKTAADATTASDALKKAVSAIDKAAEHGTIHKNQAARRKSRVAKAANKVAAGS from the coding sequence ATGGCAAATATTAAATCGAGCAAGAAAGATATCAAGCGCAGCCAAAAGAAGGCTGCACAGAACCAGTCGGTACGCACGGCTCTGAAGACCTACATCAAGAAGGTGAAGACAGCAGCCGACGCCACCACGGCTAGCGATGCCCTCAAGAAGGCAGTGAGCGCGATCGACAAGGCCGCAGAGCACGGCACGATTCACAAGAATCAAGCAGCTCGACGCAAGTCGCGCGTTGCAAAGGCGGCAAACAAGGTCGCAGCCGGAAGCTAA
- a CDS encoding amidohydrolase family protein encodes MGDTAVILRPYGIIVSGVLEIGLEVVREGSRIVEIRPHTGIPDEYVLSVPFVNAHSHLEYRGLQGKIAENEFFAWIRKLTELKQSQSMEEVRAACLLAAEENKATGVGLIGEHSDRPFSGEALSKVGIGGIIFQEVITFLEHESPDEKWNAVSAKADINKASFEGQVVMSPHAIYTNEESTLVRFGESGEPFSIHIGETVYESQLTHDGTGPFAELARKFDVPVLHLGKTIFGTAEFLGLVRRGAQFVHCCDLSLPDIKKMSKAQVTVAHCPRSNLALQSPLAPIRELLDHGIDVGLGLDSAASSGAIDMFAEMRAALQVGGLRDKRLAHEEVWNMATTMGARSLWREGWDMQVGFDGPLIALDVADCHSTAELIEGASPRSVRWVH; translated from the coding sequence ATGGGCGACACCGCTGTAATCCTTCGTCCCTACGGGATCATCGTCTCGGGTGTTTTGGAGATCGGTCTTGAAGTGGTACGCGAAGGCAGTCGCATCGTCGAGATACGACCGCACACAGGAATTCCCGACGAATATGTGCTGAGCGTTCCCTTCGTCAACGCTCATTCCCACCTTGAATACAGGGGGTTGCAGGGCAAGATTGCGGAAAATGAATTCTTTGCCTGGATCAGAAAGCTCACAGAACTCAAACAATCGCAGTCAATGGAAGAAGTCCGTGCAGCTTGTCTCCTCGCTGCCGAAGAGAACAAAGCAACTGGAGTCGGCTTGATCGGCGAGCACAGTGATCGTCCGTTTTCGGGTGAAGCACTATCGAAGGTTGGAATAGGGGGAATCATCTTTCAGGAAGTGATCACGTTCCTCGAACACGAATCGCCTGATGAGAAATGGAACGCTGTCTCAGCAAAAGCCGATATCAACAAAGCAAGTTTCGAAGGACAGGTTGTGATGTCGCCGCATGCCATCTACACCAATGAAGAATCGACCCTCGTTCGTTTCGGAGAGTCGGGAGAGCCGTTTAGCATCCATATCGGTGAAACGGTTTATGAGAGCCAACTCACTCACGACGGAACTGGACCCTTCGCCGAACTTGCAAGAAAGTTTGACGTTCCCGTACTTCACCTCGGTAAGACAATCTTCGGAACTGCTGAATTCTTGGGCCTCGTCAGACGTGGGGCGCAGTTTGTTCACTGCTGCGACCTTTCGTTGCCAGATATCAAAAAGATGAGCAAGGCCCAGGTCACGGTCGCGCACTGCCCACGCTCTAACTTAGCCCTTCAGAGCCCGCTGGCTCCCATACGAGAGCTGCTGGATCACGGGATCGACGTAGGCCTTGGGCTCGATTCTGCAGCCAGTTCCGGTGCTATCGATATGTTTGCCGAGATGCGGGCTGCCTTGCAAGTTGGTGGCCTGCGCGACAAGCGACTCGCACATGAAGAAGTCTGGAATATGGCAACGACGATGGGCGCTCGTTCGCTATGGCGCGAAGGGTGGGATATGCAGGTTGGGTTTGACGGACCACTGATCGCACTGGACGTAGCCGATTGCCACTCAACTGCCGAGCTGATTGAAGGTGCGTCACCACGGTCGGTAAGGTGGGTTCATTGA
- a CDS encoding prepilin-type N-terminal cleavage/methylation domain-containing protein — MRRAFTLIEMLVVIAIIAIIAALLFPVFARAKASAKQTTCVSNLSQIGKSIAMYMGDYDDLFPHALDASDRYVASIWQHNPEYFARIQGMPMLHEALQTYVKNRELFKCPADNGTEVLDNHYPDVLSSAPSLYATYGSSYFYRTEIGFRYLSQTGLERLVDINVMFDAAGHWHGSEGVLRASDDFATFTKKLRQYRYTTLFADFHVKSLAWSQLQQAWATPL; from the coding sequence ATGAGGCGCGCGTTCACGCTCATTGAGATGCTGGTTGTCATCGCGATCATCGCGATTATTGCCGCGCTTCTCTTTCCTGTATTTGCCCGAGCGAAGGCTTCAGCCAAGCAAACCACGTGTGTGAGCAACCTCAGCCAGATCGGAAAATCCATCGCAATGTACATGGGCGACTACGACGATCTCTTCCCCCATGCGCTCGACGCTTCCGACCGATACGTCGCAAGCATTTGGCAGCACAACCCCGAATACTTTGCCCGAATCCAAGGCATGCCTATGCTTCATGAGGCTTTGCAAACCTACGTGAAGAACCGTGAGCTCTTCAAATGTCCGGCGGATAACGGCACAGAAGTGCTCGACAACCACTACCCAGATGTTCTCTCCAGCGCCCCCAGTCTGTATGCAACTTACGGCTCCAGTTACTTCTACAGGACAGAGATAGGGTTTCGGTATCTCTCACAAACCGGACTCGAAAGGCTTGTCGATATCAATGTGATGTTTGACGCAGCCGGGCATTGGCATGGCAGCGAGGGCGTACTGCGAGCCAGTGATGACTTTGCGACCTTTACGAAGAAGCTAAGACAATATCGCTACACAACGTTGTTTGCCGATTTCCATGTAAAATCGCTTGCCTGGAGCCAACTTCAACAAGCATGGGCGACACCGCTGTAA
- the dnaJ gene encoding molecular chaperone DnaJ: MRDPYEVLSVSRDASADEIKSAFRRLAREHHPDVNQGNPESEERFKEIGQAYAVLSDPEKKARYDQFGTAEEIPSGNFQNFGDFADIFQMFFGNMAGGQSQRNVGRDGDDLRADIKLTLQEVITGVTKEVSYRRQAKCGTCGGKGTEGGVEPDVCTNCNGAGMVGRMQQTIFGTVQTSATCPTCRGAGTIIKKPCNVCRGQGLVVEEAKATVDIPAGIESGTRIQIPGKGSDGTGYGMSGGLYVFIEVEEDERFERHGQDVAMRLNLTFSQAAMGDEISVEGIDSDYDVEVPAGTQPGEYLRVQGAGLPPLHGGRRGDLVLVTNIAVPEKLTEGQIEQIKKLAEAFGEPIPKGSSGGGLLGGLFKKKR; this comes from the coding sequence ATGCGCGACCCGTACGAGGTACTCAGCGTTTCGCGAGACGCCTCTGCCGACGAAATCAAGTCGGCCTTTCGGCGTTTGGCTCGTGAGCATCATCCCGACGTCAACCAGGGCAATCCCGAATCCGAGGAGCGATTTAAGGAGATCGGACAGGCCTATGCCGTCCTGTCCGACCCCGAAAAGAAGGCTCGGTATGATCAATTCGGCACCGCCGAAGAGATTCCAAGCGGCAATTTCCAAAACTTTGGAGACTTTGCCGACATCTTTCAGATGTTCTTCGGCAATATGGCGGGCGGGCAAAGCCAGCGCAATGTTGGCCGCGATGGCGACGATCTAAGAGCCGACATCAAACTTACTCTTCAAGAGGTCATTACTGGTGTGACCAAAGAGGTTTCATATCGACGGCAAGCCAAGTGCGGTACCTGTGGTGGCAAAGGCACGGAAGGCGGTGTTGAACCCGATGTTTGTACGAACTGCAATGGAGCAGGGATGGTGGGTCGGATGCAACAGACCATCTTTGGAACCGTACAAACTTCTGCGACTTGCCCGACCTGTCGCGGTGCAGGCACGATCATCAAAAAGCCATGTAACGTCTGTCGTGGACAAGGGCTCGTCGTTGAAGAAGCCAAAGCTACGGTCGATATCCCTGCAGGAATAGAATCTGGCACCCGAATTCAAATCCCAGGAAAGGGAAGTGACGGCACCGGATACGGGATGTCCGGCGGGCTGTACGTCTTTATCGAAGTAGAGGAAGACGAAAGGTTTGAGCGTCACGGTCAGGATGTTGCAATGCGTTTAAACCTAACTTTTTCGCAGGCTGCAATGGGTGATGAAATCTCAGTCGAGGGGATTGACAGCGATTACGATGTTGAGGTTCCAGCTGGCACGCAGCCAGGAGAGTATTTGAGAGTTCAAGGGGCAGGTTTGCCACCGCTTCATGGTGGGCGAAGAGGCGATCTCGTACTCGTCACGAATATTGCTGTCCCAGAAAAGCTGACCGAGGGCCAGATTGAACAGATCAAGAAGCTTGCCGAAGCTTTTGGAGAACCCATTCCCAAGGGCAGCAGTGGGGGCGGGCTATTAGGTGGCCTGTTCAAAAAGAAGAGATGA
- the rpoZ gene encoding DNA-directed RNA polymerase subunit omega: protein MLPSPDILKNFPEGKFVLANLAAKRAKQLREGAPPLVSIDSNHPLTIALAEIAAGKIKAILPSVDEMGRIEQPEMAVLPDELAPEFGMLLPALDESEVALVETIGEDDHDGDHDSDGDSDDSAEPVSLSDLVEGTDDEIETEPSDDDTLSLSDIADQETGEEEESESD, encoded by the coding sequence ATGCTGCCTTCCCCAGATATCCTCAAGAATTTTCCCGAAGGGAAGTTCGTATTGGCAAACCTTGCCGCCAAGCGTGCGAAACAACTCCGCGAGGGTGCGCCTCCGCTTGTCAGCATCGATTCCAATCACCCGCTCACGATCGCACTTGCGGAGATCGCTGCTGGCAAAATCAAGGCGATTCTGCCTTCGGTCGATGAGATGGGTCGCATTGAGCAGCCAGAGATGGCGGTTCTACCCGATGAACTGGCGCCCGAATTTGGAATGCTTCTGCCTGCCCTTGACGAGTCGGAAGTAGCTCTTGTCGAAACGATTGGCGAAGACGACCACGACGGAGACCACGATTCTGATGGCGACTCGGACGATTCTGCCGAGCCGGTATCCCTGTCCGACCTTGTTGAAGGCACTGACGACGAGATCGAGACTGAGCCCAGCGACGACGACACTCTGTCGCTTTCCGACATCGCCGATCAGGAGACTGGCGAAGAAGAAGAGTCTGAGAGTGATTAA